Sequence from the Tenrec ecaudatus isolate mTenEca1 chromosome 6, mTenEca1.hap1, whole genome shotgun sequence genome:
TCTGTCTCAGCCAGAACTGGAGACAGCCCAGGAAGTGTAGAAAGCAATTCAGCTCCCAAACGTAAGCAAGATTTCCTTCCCAGGGTTCCTAGTGGAATGGAGAGTGAGTCACTGACTCTCCAGTCAGGTGGCCTAAGTCCCCATTCCTTCCTGGGTTTATTTATCTGTGGGGCCAGTCATAAATAGCACCGATGCCACACAAGGGTGTTCCGGGAGCGTCGTGGGTTAAAGTTGGacggctggaaaccaccagcggctccccaGAAGACAGTCAAGGCTTTGTATTCCCATAGAGACACAGTCTCCCAAACCCACAAGCGCAGCTCTACCTGGCCCTGGAGGGGGCCAATGAGCTGgattcgactcgatggcagtttgaggttgctttttgtttgcttggttttgttttgtgattTAGGGTGCTAACCAAAAACCAGCTCAACAGCACTTAAGTCTTTTTCGGGGGTATACAAACGGTTAATATAGTTTGTGTACGTGGCCATGAACTGAAAGTTTGGAGGTTTGGGTCCATTGGAGGCTCCTTAGCAAACACACttggggatctacttctgaaaaataaggcatcaaagatcctCTGGAGCGCAGTTCCGCTGACACACGTGGGTTAGCTGTGCCTTGTCCAATGACGACTTGGAGGGGAGGGCTGGCAGATACCAAAGTCCCCTCCGTTTCCTGGTAAACTGCGGTCACCATGAATCTGAGCCGTCAcagggcttggtttggggtttcaaTGATTCCAGCCAGAGTATGTTAAACAGCCTGGCTCCAAGACTGAGTCAGAGAGAAACGAGGCCACAGCGCCTCCCTGTGACAAGAATTATCAACAgcaaaaacagcacaaggaatgGTAGCTTTGAATCCTCTCATTTTCCTTAGATCATTTCGTTAGCGCCATGGAACTACATTTAGCATGGAAGTTCAGAAAAAGCAGTCCAAGAGAGAGATAaaagtttaaaattttattttaatagttttattgacatataattcaaacTCTTAAAAtcgaatggtttaaatatatgaaaggattttgcaatcaccaccacaatcactgTTAGAACGTTCTTTTTGTGTgtattcatttttgtattcattattattagtccccatttccccccaaccaccACTGCCATAACCCCAAGATGTAGCTGCGATCTTTACAGCttgacctagcctggatttcctgTAAGAATCAAGCACACAAGGAGAAACCCCAACAATGGCAAAACGGGAACCCTCAGTCcaaaaagaagcagaaaataaaaagtagaacaaattaaaagtggATCAAAAAGAGAAACCtgatagggcgtgatcaagggcaatgcaaccaaaagaaatcactgaaacccaaatgaagacaaagcatgatagtgggacaagaggaaagtcaagggaaatagaggaaagagctaggaggcaaagggcatttagagaggtctaagtaaaggcatgtgtatatgcaagtatatttatatgaggatggggaaatagatctatgtgcatatatttataggtttagtattagcaaaacattgggcctccattaagtactctctcaatgcaagaacactttcttctattaaattggcattctatgatgctcaccttcctgacacaaccgctgaagacaaagcgggtgaataagcaagtgtaaagaaaactgatggtgccaggctatcaaaagatatagcatctggggtcttaaagacttgaaggtaaacaagcagccatctagcagggaagcaaaaaagcccacatggaagaagcacaccagcctgtgcaatcacaaggtgtgaaAGCGATCAAGTAtcagatcaggcatcatcagaacaaaaaatcttatcatagtgaatgagggggttagtgtggagtggagacccaaagcccatttgtaggccactggacatccccatacagaagggtctcagggaggagacgagccagtcagggtgtgatgtaacaacaatgaaaatacaactttcctctagttcctaaatgcttcctcttcccccaatcttgatcctaattctaccttacaaatctggctagaccagaggatgtacactgatacagataggaactggaaatgcaggttaatccagggcagatgatcccagtggtgtgagtggccatactgggagggtgggttagaaagggggaaccaattacaaggatctacatgtgacctcctccctaggggatggacaacagaaaagtgggtgaaggaagaaagacgtcagacaggacaagacatgacaaaacaatttataaattatcaagggttcatgagggaggggggactagggagggaggggaaaatgagctgataaagGAGAAACCTAAGATACTAAGTTTTAACCTCCTACAGTTAGTGTATGAATCTCACAGATGCAATTCTACCCTGACATGTAGTGTCTGAGTccaaagggcagtgagtttgtttgttggcAATGACCTTGTTTACAAATAGCTAAAGACTCCATGTCCATCTCAACTTtacctttcctctttctttttgatGCCACTCAGCCCACTAATTAAGTctgaggaatctggagggatttcttgttttgttgcttttaaagAAACACGAGTGTTTATACaacccatctcaagaaatgaaatcaacaatatccTGTGAAACCTCTGTGGTTGTTTATACCCACATCCttctgcattaatccactttccaatgcattgtcTGACAGGAAgcaattcacatccctggtccgtgGTCAGGCAGTATTTGCTCGAaccgtggttctcacccttcctcatgccactaccctttcatgcagctcctcgtgttgtggtgaccccccaaccataaatttttgctgcttcataactataattttgctactgtaatgaattgggggaacccctgtgaaagggtcgtttgacacacacccccccagggggtggagacccacaggttgaaaaccactgccctggaGGCTTAATCTCCATGGAGACACTGAAAATGGActttgtgttttcattgttattcaTAGCCTTGCAGAGTGCTCAGAATTCAACCTCCAATGCCATTCTGTCCTTGGATTGTGTATTGTCAACCTTTGACTTGTTGTTAATgaagcatgttgaaagtacaGTGCATGGGCTGCACtctggaaccaccagcagctccgagggagaataaatagtctcaaaaacccacagggggttgttatgagttggtattgacttagtggcagtgagtatgtcttggaaaaatacagccagaatgctccttagaggaagcaagtgtggcaagacttcatctcatgtaggtctcatcaagagagaccagccccgGGGAAAAAAGACATCATTCTTGTTAAAGTAGAAGAAGAGGTGGGCTTCACAAGCTagcctgacacaggggctgcaacaattggctcaacgAGAACAActgggaggctggcacaggactgggagcgtgtcattccattgtgtgcacagtcgctatgagttgacacCAACTTGACGTAACAACAGCAAACAACCACATCCGTCCTTGGTCTGTTTTAGAGAGAGCATTGTCCTTTTGTTGGGGACTATTAGAAATAACCCAGTGGGGCATTCTACTAACAGTCATCCACTAATAGTCTCATCAGTTTAGCCATGGCATAGAATATAAAATATGCGGTTGAGTAATACACCTTTTTAAAACCTAAACAGATTAAAAAATTTAAGTGACAGGACACTATTTATAgaaacaatgagggttggagataggacaataaaacttttaataatACTCATTCACTCAAGCAGAACTATGCCTCTTGGACAAGACGTGCCATACCAAAGCAAAGAgcttaaaagcaaagaaaaaatagaaaatatatggtGGTCTGAAATTGCCAATTCCTGGGCACCTTCAAATTAGGAAACTTGAACCGTAGTCCAATgacctccaaatccataagcttgGGATCATCATCATCTGCTCCTCTAAGTCCCAGGGGGAtgtcagttcctttaatctgccaTAGATGTGTGTTTAAGGTAAAATCCAGTTTACTTAGAGGGGTTTCCAAATGAACCCTCATGTTGTGATCTAGAAGGATACTGTGCGCCGCAGAggaacagagtctaaagtccccgCTGTCTGCAGCATGCTGCTGGGCCACCGAGGAAGGTGGTCGTGTTTCCACCAATGTTAGTAAAGGCTGGATGCTGTTTCGGCAAAGATAGCGACAAGGTAACTGACCGTTTTCTTCTCTTCAGTATTTGCCTTAAAGGAAGAGTCCTAGCTGGTACAAGCTTCTGGTGCCAGGAAGCCATTAAACACGTGGGTATGGCTAGCAATCAGGCTCACTTAGCTCATGGTAGTTGGCACATGGATGGTTATAGTTTGCATTCCAATGATTTAAACCGAGATATTCTTGTTCAGGTTGGACGCACGGTGAGTAGAAGACCTCTTTTCCCAAGAAATAAGAGGGAGAAagtctttggagaatggcctcGCTGAACTGGTAAGTTAGTTTTCTCCGGATTTTGATGATTTCCCCAGTTCTTCCGTAATTCCGCAATGCCCTGGCCATTTTCTGGTAAGTCATGGTCTTCCGGTTgcctttcctttccccccaaagTTCTGCAAGTCTCTCTTTGTTTTTTGAAACAAACTGAAAGATGCCCTTGCTTCTATCTACCCACTGAATACAAGAAGCCATCTCCGGGTTACACAGGGATTCAAGAAGGTATTCAAACAGCCGAAGCTTCTTTCGGCCTAAAAAGGCAAAAGAAAAGCAGTATCAGAGTCTACCACGGTGTACAAAGCAAAACCAGCCTAGGGGCTCGCTGAATATAAAATTGCACCCTCTCCTCACCCTCTTGAAACACATTTATGCAGCCATATTCCGGGACTTGAAGGTCAAGGGACTAACTGGCCAGGTGAAGTTTCAACTAAATCTTTCCTTGCTGGggaggaggttaaaaaaaaaaaagtgctgtcCTTTATTACCAAGGAGTCCCTACATGGTGCAAACAATGCATGCTTTAACTGCTACCAACAGAAAGGTGGAAAGTTCACGTTTGCCCCCaagaaaagtatttaataaaaataaaaagtaaatgtttacaaaataatggcagtatatggacaaatatgcttgatacagttgatactgtatatggtttgttataagagctgtaagagtccccaataaagtgatcttttaattaaaaagaaaaaaggaaagttcACATTTACCCGCGACGTGGTCTTTCTTTAAAGTTAAATCTTGGCTGCTGATGTTAGAGTTCATATGTTAAGCTTTCTTCAAGGCCACAAAATGAAGCACATTAAACTGTAAACTtttgtgggtttggggttttttcccaacagttttattggcacataattcacatatcatataactgAACAGTTCAAGCGTCCAATCAtatcatcaccaccaccctaTCTTAGAGACTTCCCCGCCCCAAGGTCACCTCACCTTCACCCTGAGCTGTGCCATCACCTtgggttctagtgctccctcccctcccaaaaCTCTTGACAGCCCTGCCaaaccccccctccccgccccccacccaccttTACAGTTTTCATTCTAACAGGTTtcattgtctttctttttcttttaagagaAGCTTCAAAAACCATTTCCAGAAAGCAGAGCGTTTCATTCTAATGCGTCAAGTGAGGTGAGGAATGTGTATGCACTTTACAGATGCAAAGCAGCAATGTCAGGCAAGATTAGTGGAATGCAGactaacttactgccattgagtcccttcaCAGCACCCCTAAAGGACGGAGTCGATagacctgcccctatgggtttctgagactaagtctgTATGGGAGTATAGAAAGCTTCGTGCCTGCATGTGCTTGGAAAACAAGAAAAGCGCAAGTCATCTTCACCTTTCTCAGCAAAATCAGGGAAACCAGGCCTTGTACCATTGGTCAGTGCCAAGGAAAGAAATGGTGCCATCAGTTTTTACTGTTTTAGGAGCCCAGCCCTTTTAGAAGTCACAATGACTGGACAGGATATGAGAGGATTGGTTGTGGTGGGTTATTTGCTTGGTTGGTTAGATGTCTTTTGCCTGAGAGACAGCTATTTCTGAGAACAGAGATGTCAGCTGATTCTGTAACTTCCAAATTAGCCTGTGCACAGCATGCCCCATCAGATCTGTCAGTAGCTTAAAAACCCACAGCCAGATTCCCTTTTCCCATTGAGAAAGTAGGATAGTAGATTCCTAACTACTGATTTAAGCCGTCTCTGAGGAGCCATCCTCTTGCTTCACTCATCATTCATCTCAGAACCTCAAAGAGATTTGGATTACATTATCTTGAGTTTCTGAGCTGAGAAATGCAAGGGACTTACCAAAGCATGCTTCAGGAATTAAAAGCACAGCCTTAAACAGAACTCTCCCGCCTCGCGCCCAGTGGTCATGTCAATCCTCGTCTTTTTAACCTTGTTTTTAATGTGTAAAATGCATTTACATTTGTAGGCTTTATTAATACATAAAGATTATTACATGCTCATGGTGAAAGTCAAATGGAACATATtcctggaattttaaaaaataccgGCACATGTCTATTCTTTAAATATTACAAAATGGGATCATACTAtttggcattttaaaaataatagcatGTTAATTCAGAAATCAGATACATTGTTGTTGCCATTGGTTGATTCCAGTTCATGGCTATCACATGTGTTATCACATAGAAATGCTCCCTAGGGTCAGCTTGACTGTTATCTAACAAACTATCGccagatcttttgatagcagtaCAAGCTGTTATGCCACCCAGTGACCTTGAGATTAGGAATAGAAAGAATGCAAATGGTTGACCTTCTTTCTGGGTAATAGCATGAGAAGTAGGAGAAAGGAACACTTTCATTTCTTCTCTACATCTGCCTCTGTTATGGACGGAATTTTGTAAATACAACCCGCTATTGCTCATTCGCAgtttcaggttgaagctaaagaaagttTAGAACAAGTCCAGGAGAGCGAAAATATGCCCTGgcgaacatctcaaggacagactTGGTGCACTGACCGTTAATGACAGGAGACCTGCAACGctgagctatgggatgacatcaggaGCATCacccacgaagaaagcaaaagatcattttaaaaacaggaaagatcaaagtgggtgtcagaagagagtctgaaaGTTGCTCAGAATCACAGCGTAGCCaagggcaagtggaagaaatcATGAAGTGAAAGAATTGAAAGGAAAACTACAAACAACAACTGAAGACGAAGCATTACAATGATGTGTGcagagacctagaattagaaaccaAAAAGCAAGAATGCACGCAGCATGTCTTATGCTGaatgaattgaagaaaaaattcagcCTTCAAGTCATGgtagtgaaagattctatggacaaaatattgaatgatgcaggaaacatcaaatgaATACACCTCAAACctcaaagatggaaagaatatacaggcaCCGCCCCAAAAAGATTTAGTTGGTTGACATTCAAGCATCTCAAGAGGCAGCATCTGTTCAAGAAGCCATAGTACTGAAAGAAGACATCCGGCTGCACTGAAGGCGTTAGCTGAAAACAAAGATCGAGGAATTGATgtaataacaattgaaatgtttcaacacgctgatgaagcaccagaagcactcactagtctatgccaaagaATTTGGAAGTTAGCTAAACAGtcgactggctggaagagatcgatatttgtacccattccaaagaatgatgAACCGACAGAATATTATAGAACAGTCTCGTTGGTAGCCTCGCTAAATGCcattcatccaacaacagttgcagcaatacagtGAGACGaggagctggattcagaagagaatgtggaataaagaatatcattgctggtTTCATGGAtgttggctaaaagcagaaaataccaacaacatgtctacttgtgttttgctGGCGATGCAAAGGTGCCGACTGTTCGAAACAAGTTGTGGAAAGCCTTGAAAAgactgggaatcccagaacatgcTCCTGCAGAAGCTGCACAGCAATCGATAACACTCTAATTACCTTTGAGATGCTATCGGGAGACTCCAGTCCCTCGGAGAGGAGGCCatacttggtcaagcagaggggcagcagaaagagagaaaaacctccgagacggattgacaccgtggctaagaACGACTGAGAACGGCACAGGGCCGGGCCGTGCTTTGCTCTGCCATACActgtgttgctgtgagtcggaactgtttcaatggcacctaacaagaaatcCCTGTGCTTGAGGAGCTCTGGCAGCGTAGAGTTAGGGAGAGGACTGCTCCCTGTAATGTCAGCAGGTAGACTTCACCAGTGGCTATAaggcaggaagatgaggctgtctgctctggaaaAGATTTAGAGCCCCAGAAACCCAAAAGGCACCGTTCTACCCCTGTCACTGAGTCCTGATGGACTTGAGAGCTGTTTGGCTTGTTTATTTTTGATGTCTGTGATCATaaccccatttgggaatgggctcATTAAAGAGGCAAATTCATGTAGGGAATCTTGAGTCAATTTCTTCTGAGATCTAAAGGAGATTAAACAAGTGAGCACCGGTGTAAGAAGACAGATGACAAGGCACGTGGAGATCGACAAGAAACCAGAGGTTGAGATCCTCCCTCAGCGCAAAGCCTTCCCCTCGACCtactgctctggaattcccacttcGAGGCTCCATacctgagaaaataaatttaggCTTTAGTGTCTCCCGCTTGTCGTATTTCTGGTCTAGCAgatcaactcaaactcactgccaccgactcCGACTGTtcatgaccctgtagaacagagtggaacctGGCCCTGTAgggctttccaagactgaatctagatcggagcagaatgcctcatctcttGTGCTTCAGGAGGTTTCGAATGAGTGGCTTCGGCACTACTGAACGTGTGCTtgtcagccaccagggctcctgaactgAACTGGATAAGGAGAACTATTATCCTCATCATTACTTTGGAACTATGGACTTAAAGGTGTTAATAAAATTCACCTTGGAATTCTTTCAATGCCTAAGGAATGCCTTTTATAACTTTTAGTAGCTACATATGTTCCCATTTATATACATACTATTCTCCCAATAACAAAAATATTCTCAAATTCATCCTAACTCATATGTATACCTATTTCAGGTGTAAAGCTAAGATCTAAAAATACAAAATTCTGGTTGATGAACCCCTCATGTAGCAGGGTCACACACAAAACAGTGAAATGGTGTATATATCATATATAGCAAACTCTACAGGgtttattttaagaaaaacaGCTGGACAGAGGTAGAAATCATTCCCCTTAGAGTAGACTGCTGGCATGGCTCACTGCTCAGGGTCAATGTATAGGGATATACATGTTTACCTTATCTCTATGATTTTATATAATTGACCCTGTTGAGTTAGAATAATATTACTTATTTAGAAGACTATGGTTCTAGAACAGAGTGTATTatttaaaaggaacaaaaagctgtccctaaaaaacattaaatgatttttattgatttttcaaTTTTCTGAGAAATCCCAATGCTGTCCTGTGATAGGATAATTTTATACGCATATAAGGAAGTTCAATTAGTACAACTTATTGACAATTATACACCAACCATGAAAGCTAATGATGAAATCCTACCAACAttttcagtgtgaaattgatcgaACATGCAGTCAAGAAGCATTCAATTATTGTCCATTGGAATGAAAGAGTTGGAAATGAAGGAAAATAAACTTGGTGGTAGAATGTTAAACATCAACTTCCCCAAATGGAgtaacacagaaatcaaattgactacagccTTAGGAGGATCAATATCAGTCAGGAGCTGACTATGGAACTGACTGTCAGCTGTTCATATGTGAATACAAATGTGACCTTAAGTGTATTCAACCTGCATTTCAATAATAGCGAGAACAGGCTTGACACACTgaatattaatgacagaagatTTGCAAGATGTGGGATGCCATACATCAAGAATCTATTGAGAaagcaaaagataatttaaaaaataagaaatgcaatatcaaagtggatatcagaagagattgcAAAACTTGCTCTTGTTCGTGGAGAAGCTAAAGGAAATGGGAGAAGTAATGCAATGAGAGAGCTGAAGCACGTGCTGAAGGATTGTTAAAGGTAAGAGAAATCTCACAAggggaccaagaggtaacaacatcatgataaccgAGATTTTGTgatcagaacaagggaataatgcatgatttaaaaatctagaaaagacaaaataataacttatatattttcaagggttcatgagggagggggagtggggaaaaaagtgaggagccgataccaagggctcaagtagaaagcaaatgttttgagaacgatgatggcaacaaatatacaaatgtgcttgacacaatggatggatatatggattgtgataagagctgtatgagccaataaaatgattaaatttttaaaaaattaatgtctCGAAGATAATGagtacaacatatgtacaaacctgcctgattcaattgatgtatggattgagttgtacaaacccccaatgaaattatttaaaaaaaataatcaagaAAAGTTCCTCCAAGaacgcacttcagaggacagcactgaagcgacagctcagggagagggtgcATCTGACCAGACTGaccagactgtggggccagggtatggcaccccatcagactcacttGAAcactctcctaaaggtcaacaaacagacctggaagtatttataggcttttctcttttctttttgtcattgtttttttttgttgttgatgtttggatttttcgttttcttttgttgctctttTGCTCTTATTTTTATGCTTATAATTGTCTCTTCATgcttagctagataagataggtgggataaacaatctggaggagaaagcaatgggaccgaccattccaggggcacatgggaaagggggaggcgagggaaaggaaagggggtatcaacaaaccaagggacaagggaacaagtgatctaaaatcaatggtgaggagggtataggatgcctggtggggtttgatcaaaggcaatgtagccaaaaggaattactggaattggaatgaaggctgaacatgatagtgagacaagaggaaagtaaaaggaaatagaggaaagaactaggagacaaaggacatttatataggtctaaatacaagcatgtacatatgtaaatatatttatataaaatgatagggaaataagtctatgtacatatgttaagtcttaaggtagcagatggacattgggcctcaacccaagaacactttgttccaaaaacgtggcattccatgatgcccaccttctcGATCCCTGaaggaaaaaatgggtgcataagaaaatgtggtgaagaaaactgatagggcctggctatcaaaagatagtgtctggggtcttaaaagcttgaagataaacaaggggccatctagctgagagcaacaaatctcacatggaagaagcacaccagcctgtgtgatcaccatgtGTTGATTGTATCAAGCctcaagatccagaacaaaaaatcatatcgcagCAAATGAGGggcagggtggagtggagacccaaagcccatctgtagacaattggacatccacttacagaagggtcacaaggaagagacaaagcagtcagggtgcagtgtaacactgataaaacatacaactttcctctagttctttagtgctcctCCCCGCCCCATtaagaccccaattctacctcacaaatccggctagaccagagcatgtacacgggtacacataagagttctcaacacaggaatccaggacagataaacccctcaggaccgataatgagagtagcaatcccaggagaggaaggagaaagggggtgcagaaaggggaacagatctcaatgatatacatataactctccctgggggtggacaacagaaaagtgggtgaagggagacattggacagtgtaagatatgaaaaaataataatttataaattatcaagggctcgtgagggaaggagtatgagggaggcagggtggggtggtTGAGGAGACAACACCAAtggcgcaagtagaaagaaaatgttttgaagatgatggcaacaaatgtacaaatggatgtatgcatggattgtgataagaggtgtacgagcccccaataaaatgatttttacaaatcaagaaaagtgcacatcaggtctgtggtagttacataatttcatgttagctTGTTAATAGGTTATAgggaatggagtctagcctgtcaatcaggtcgcagcttaatgacgtAATGTGGAAGTGCAATGGAGATAaattagctcactggaggccatacacactcctctccccacatggaactacgctgatggcaacgtggagacccacaccagggctGGAAAGCGCACTGATGGTGAACAGCTCAGCGTGCTCACTCCACCAGCTAAATGAATTTGATGATACTTGGCTGGGGCAATCCCAAGCTCAGACATGCAATCCTGAGAGTTGCTTTGAGGGACGTCTGGTAATTTCACCTCTACAAGGAGGGAAGGATCCACGTACCTTTTCCGACCTTTTGCTGGAGAGCGGCAGGTTGCGTTAGCTGGTTTTCAGCGATATTCTGCAGTGATGGATGCATATTTGTTTCCACACAGTAGTCTGCAACATTATTCTACATAGATAATGAAGCAGAATATTAAGAGGGGTTTTCTCTGGGGCCACCAATTAGTAACGAAAGTCCAAGGCTGTAGGCTAGAGTGCTAAGCACGCTCATATTGGCACTACCGTCGACTGAGAGCTCCCCAAGGCAGAGCAGGTCTCTAAGGATTACAAGCCCACAGAAAGAGGAGACCAAGGGACCGAAGATAAACTTGGCCTCTTCTGTGCTCTCTTCTTCCTACCAGAAAGGAGAGGGGGTTTCTATTCTTCTACCAGCTTAAAAAGCCCAATGCGGGAAACATTAATatagagagggagatgttccagACTTCTGCCATTGGATGCCCAACTGTGCCAGAGGAATGTAGAAGAAAGCTGGCAGCCAAGGGAGGGTAGACTTGAGAAGGGACAGAAAAGAAACAGCCTGCATTCTATCATTACATATAACAGGGAGACATAGGTTCCAATGGGTTGATCAGAAGCACTGGTTGCTCAGTGGTGGAAGAAcatggctactaactgaaagactggCCGTTTAACCCAGCAGTGGCTCCGTGGTAATAAAGACCAGGCCATCCCCTCCCATTAGGATTAAAGCCTA
This genomic interval carries:
- the SPIC gene encoding transcription factor Spi-C, with protein sequence MLVSRLAASADPQKQAPASAVPPIRAADATATRLRLRRTVRGGFLRSAVRLQVPRRTPGGGGSVGTPRLRAGKCSLSTSVTAFDASPLPAGCRYCGHQQRRKKCLRKLKALACSEQDKLGQAFEDAFDVLRQHSTGNLQYSPDYKNYLAFINHCTQVRGSPSCFGVLPAEEPACTWKTIINNVADYCVETNMHPSLQNIAENQLTQPAALQQKVGKGRKKLRLFEYLLESLCNPEMASCIQWVDRSKGIFQFVSKNKERLAELWGERKGNRKTMTYQKMARALRNYGRTGEIIKIRRKLTYQFSEAILQRLSPSYFLGKEVFYSPCVQPEQEYLGLNHWNANYNHPCANYHELSEPDC